Proteins co-encoded in one uncultured Draconibacterium sp. genomic window:
- a CDS encoding amino acid carrier protein yields MNKLNEILSTIDSHIGGSQWFVFLLLGTGIFFTIYLKFPQFRYLKHSLRIVRGKFDKEGDEGDTSHFQALTTALSGTVGTGNIAGVALAIHLGGPAALFWMLVTAALGMTTKFVEVTLSHKYRDKAADGTIAGGPMYFMKKRLNIPLKNNKVLKTGTLLGGLFAVATILSSFGTGNLPQINSISNSLFETFGINHMVSGGILAVLLGLVIVGGIKRIASVTSRLVPLMAIIYFIGAIAVISYNYENIIPSIAAIFGEVFNGSAAVGGFLGGSIAFAFNRGVNRGLFSNEAGQGSAPIAHAAARAHEPVSEGLVALLEPFIDTIIICSLTGLVLLSSGVWTEKHQNLFQETDIVVLDKTYSEADESDVDELHNYLVGQADLPMFNNNLKVQNGKIINQPTILHARSVAEDIRVLNGDKPYTGEIKITDGKIDRGPDSPNPGSLALEGKSLMHSAPLTTIAFTRSWFGDYGKYIVSIGLLMFAFSTAISWSYYGGRAVTYLFGVKAEVWYRVVYVIGFFLASFTDTTIIWTLSGITIALMTIPNLIGILSLSKEMKSEVKLFWVEYGKRFPGEKVPKG; encoded by the coding sequence ATGAACAAACTCAATGAGATTCTTTCGACCATCGACAGCCATATTGGAGGCTCGCAATGGTTTGTATTTTTATTACTCGGAACGGGTATCTTTTTTACCATTTACCTGAAATTTCCACAGTTCCGTTACCTAAAACATTCGCTGCGAATAGTAAGAGGAAAATTCGACAAAGAAGGCGATGAGGGCGACACTTCTCATTTTCAGGCTTTAACAACGGCCTTATCAGGAACAGTGGGAACCGGAAACATTGCGGGGGTGGCACTGGCCATTCACCTGGGCGGGCCAGCAGCACTTTTCTGGATGCTGGTTACAGCGGCACTGGGTATGACCACCAAGTTTGTGGAGGTTACGCTGTCGCACAAATACCGCGACAAAGCTGCCGACGGAACGATTGCCGGGGGGCCCATGTATTTCATGAAAAAACGCCTGAACATCCCCTTAAAAAACAATAAAGTTTTAAAAACCGGAACTTTACTCGGAGGTCTTTTTGCCGTTGCAACCATCCTTTCGTCGTTTGGAACCGGAAACCTTCCGCAAATTAACAGCATCTCCAATTCGCTGTTCGAAACATTTGGCATCAACCACATGGTAAGTGGTGGTATTTTGGCCGTATTACTTGGGCTGGTAATTGTTGGAGGAATTAAACGTATTGCCAGTGTAACATCGCGTCTGGTTCCGTTAATGGCAATCATTTATTTTATTGGTGCTATTGCAGTTATCTCATACAACTACGAAAATATAATACCATCTATTGCAGCCATTTTCGGAGAAGTATTTAATGGTTCGGCAGCCGTTGGCGGTTTTCTGGGTGGAAGTATTGCTTTTGCTTTTAACCGGGGGGTAAACCGTGGTTTGTTCTCTAACGAAGCAGGTCAGGGATCGGCTCCAATTGCCCACGCTGCAGCGCGTGCCCACGAACCCGTTTCTGAGGGTTTGGTAGCACTACTGGAACCATTTATCGATACCATTATCATTTGTTCTTTAACCGGGCTGGTACTGTTGTCGTCGGGAGTTTGGACGGAGAAACACCAGAACCTTTTTCAGGAAACCGATATCGTAGTACTCGACAAAACGTATTCAGAAGCCGACGAGAGCGATGTAGATGAGTTGCACAACTATCTGGTTGGACAAGCGGATTTACCCATGTTCAATAATAATCTTAAGGTACAAAACGGAAAAATTATTAATCAACCAACAATTTTACATGCCCGTTCGGTAGCCGAAGACATTAGAGTTTTAAACGGCGATAAACCATATACCGGCGAGATAAAAATAACGGATGGAAAAATAGACAGAGGCCCAGATAGTCCGAATCCGGGAAGTCTTGCCTTAGAAGGGAAATCACTAATGCACAGTGCCCCGCTTACCACCATTGCCTTTACACGAAGCTGGTTTGGCGACTACGGAAAATACATTGTTTCAATTGGCCTGTTGATGTTTGCTTTCTCAACTGCCATCAGTTGGTCGTACTACGGTGGCCGTGCAGTTACCTATTTATTTGGAGTTAAAGCCGAGGTTTGGTACCGTGTGGTTTATGTAATCGGCTTCTTTCTGGCATCGTTTACCGACACAACAATTATCTGGACACTGTCAGGAATTACCATTGCCTTGATGACTATTCCTAACCTTATAGGAATCCTTTCACTTTCAAAAGAAATGAAAAGCGAGGTAAAATTATTCTGGGTGGAATATGGTAAACGATTCCCGGGAGAGAAAGTTCCAAAAGGATAA
- a CDS encoding chemotaxis protein CheB: MVKAIVIGASFGGMEAIKTILTGLPSGFKVPVCVVLHIGNNNINNYLTILNHKTGFIVKEAEEKELIKSGNVYFAPPNYHLQLENNFSFSLSTDQKINYSRPAIDVLFETAAWAYKNELLGILLTGSNSDGADGLKTIKKYGGFTIVENPDTALAKVMPLQAIREEEPTFILNLSQIAEKIIELVK, encoded by the coding sequence ATGGTTAAGGCAATTGTTATAGGAGCATCTTTTGGCGGAATGGAAGCCATTAAAACAATATTAACCGGATTACCTTCTGGTTTTAAGGTGCCGGTATGTGTTGTGCTGCACATCGGAAATAACAATATAAATAATTACCTTACAATTCTTAACCACAAAACGGGTTTCATTGTAAAAGAGGCTGAAGAAAAGGAACTGATTAAATCGGGGAATGTTTATTTTGCCCCACCAAATTATCATCTTCAGTTGGAGAATAATTTTTCATTTAGCCTCTCCACCGATCAGAAGATTAATTACTCCCGTCCTGCTATCGACGTTTTATTTGAAACAGCTGCCTGGGCTTACAAAAATGAATTGCTTGGTATCTTGCTCACCGGTTCAAACAGCGATGGGGCCGATGGGCTTAAAACAATAAAAAAATACGGCGGATTTACCATCGTTGAAAACCCTGACACAGCACTTGCCAAAGTTATGCCCCTTCAAGCTATTCGGGAGGAAGAACCAACATTCATTCTTAATTTAAGCCAAATAGCAGAAAAGATAATTGAGCTCGTCAAATAG
- a CDS encoding protein-glutamate O-methyltransferase CheR, producing MQSDSKNKDHKVAVVNECAENEEIEMRLLLEALHLKYGYDFHQYNKAHLKRRILQRLKLSGLTTISELQNKILWEKNFYRTLLQDLSINVTEMFRDPEFYLEFRNKVLPDLSTYPHIKVWHAGCSTGEEVYSLAIILKEANLLSRTRIYATDINKNVLEVAKQGIYSSREMELYEENYKNSGGLGKLSDYYTSKYGSVIFDKSLSKNVVFADHNLVTDGVFAEVNLVFCRNVLIYFDKELQNKVLTLFTNSLIKRGFLCLGIKESLQFSDTEENFEVIDKEMKIYKKVYVPHG from the coding sequence ATGCAATCAGACAGTAAAAATAAAGATCATAAAGTCGCTGTTGTAAATGAATGCGCAGAAAATGAAGAGATTGAAATGCGCTTGCTGCTGGAGGCTCTTCATCTTAAATACGGTTACGATTTTCATCAATACAACAAAGCGCACCTAAAGAGACGAATTTTGCAGCGTCTTAAATTAAGTGGTTTAACTACCATTTCAGAGTTGCAGAATAAGATTCTTTGGGAAAAGAATTTCTATCGCACATTGTTACAAGATCTTTCTATAAATGTAACCGAAATGTTTCGCGATCCTGAGTTTTATTTGGAATTCCGAAACAAGGTTCTTCCTGATCTTTCAACATACCCTCATATTAAGGTTTGGCATGCAGGCTGTTCAACCGGCGAAGAGGTATATTCACTTGCAATTATTTTAAAAGAAGCCAACTTATTGTCGAGAACAAGAATTTATGCCACCGATATTAATAAAAATGTGCTTGAAGTTGCCAAACAGGGAATATACAGTAGCAGAGAAATGGAATTGTATGAAGAGAACTATAAAAATTCGGGTGGATTAGGGAAATTGTCGGATTATTATACTTCAAAATACGGTTCTGTTATTTTTGATAAATCCTTGTCGAAGAATGTTGTTTTTGCTGATCATAACCTGGTTACAGATGGTGTTTTTGCCGAAGTGAATCTGGTTTTCTGCAGAAATGTGCTGATTTATTTCGATAAAGAACTACAAAATAAAGTTCTGACACTTTTTACGAATAGTCTGATAAAAAGAGGTTTTTTATGTCTGGGAATAAAGGAAAGTCTTCAGTTTTCTGATACCGAGGAGAACTTTGAAGTTATAGATAAAGAAATGAAAATATATAAAAAAGTATACGTGCCGCATGGTTAA